A genomic window from Paenibacillus sp. FSL K6-0276 includes:
- a CDS encoding ABC transporter ATP-binding protein, producing the protein MLHIDKLPKSIEMQLTEQPLFHFMSDLMKDGQFGEQWLVLTEKEVSVWGTDGRMVSKLFVSSITDARVVGGVGGGSLLVDTKEGPMILIRYTASLTSIFGFASKLIAAVAKGEERPTASEKEFPRHCPKCRNPLPDDSQACPVCKSNGKVLFRMLSYAKPYKIQMIAAAIMLIFTTLVELVPPFLTKMIVDNVLTEKDMGSTLLWIVIGLAATSLVVTVMQTVRGLIGVWIGSKIMGDLRHDVYHSLMKLSLSFFDRRQSSQFIGRVNNDSEAMRQFMTDGVIWVSGESLRVIAIFTIMFSMDWKLTLLAMLPMPLMVVLSTVLWPMIGRRWYQQWRSIFRLNALVGDSLQGIRVVKAFGQETTEMSRYTVANKELVRHNIRIEGLWQGMFPAFALVAGVGTLLIWYYGGRTVLDGQLSIGTLIALVTYLGMLLGPLQWVSQMINWASHAISAADRVFEIMDTPSDVPDTANPADIGRVNGEVEFKQVTYGYEKHHPVLKNVDLKVGAGEMIGLVGHSGAGKSTFINMICRFYDTDEGTITIDGVDIRNISQSDLRSQIGVVLQETFLFDGTIAENIAYSKPDATELEIMRAAKIANAHDFIVQLPDGYDTRVGERGHKLSGGEKQRVSIARAIIHDPRILILDEATASVDTVTERQIQEAISRLVKGRTTFAIAHRLSTLRNANRLVVLERGKIIEVGTHEELLAVEGAYFKLVEAQKEMSQIKGVEMNE; encoded by the coding sequence ATGCTACATATTGATAAACTTCCCAAGTCTATAGAAATGCAGCTTACGGAACAACCGTTATTTCACTTTATGTCTGATTTAATGAAAGATGGCCAATTCGGTGAGCAGTGGCTTGTATTGACTGAGAAGGAAGTTTCCGTTTGGGGGACGGACGGGAGAATGGTTTCGAAGCTTTTTGTTTCGAGCATAACCGATGCCCGAGTAGTAGGCGGAGTAGGCGGAGGTTCGTTACTTGTTGATACTAAAGAGGGTCCAATGATTCTTATACGTTATACAGCATCACTTACCTCTATATTTGGATTTGCGTCTAAATTAATTGCTGCTGTGGCTAAAGGCGAGGAGCGGCCAACGGCCTCTGAAAAAGAATTCCCAAGACATTGTCCAAAATGTCGCAATCCTCTACCAGATGATTCTCAAGCTTGTCCGGTATGTAAAAGCAACGGCAAGGTTCTGTTTCGGATGCTCAGTTATGCCAAACCTTACAAAATTCAAATGATTGCAGCAGCGATTATGTTGATTTTTACTACATTGGTAGAGCTTGTTCCACCTTTTTTGACCAAAATGATTGTTGATAATGTGTTAACAGAAAAGGATATGGGTTCCACGCTTCTATGGATTGTGATCGGGCTCGCAGCCACATCTCTGGTGGTGACTGTAATGCAGACTGTGCGTGGACTTATTGGGGTGTGGATTGGTTCCAAAATCATGGGTGATCTGCGTCATGATGTGTATCATTCCTTGATGAAATTGTCGTTATCTTTCTTTGATCGAAGACAGTCTTCACAATTCATTGGACGGGTGAATAATGACTCAGAGGCGATGCGGCAATTCATGACCGATGGCGTAATCTGGGTCTCGGGTGAATCTTTGCGGGTGATCGCTATTTTCACCATTATGTTTAGTATGGATTGGAAGTTAACGCTGCTAGCCATGTTGCCTATGCCGCTTATGGTCGTACTGTCGACTGTATTATGGCCAATGATTGGTAGACGTTGGTACCAGCAGTGGAGATCCATTTTCAGACTAAACGCTTTGGTTGGCGATTCTCTGCAGGGGATTCGTGTGGTTAAAGCATTTGGTCAGGAAACTACGGAAATGTCACGTTATACAGTCGCTAATAAGGAATTGGTTCGGCACAATATTCGGATTGAAGGCTTGTGGCAGGGGATGTTTCCCGCTTTTGCGTTAGTTGCCGGTGTAGGTACATTATTGATTTGGTATTATGGCGGCAGAACGGTGCTTGATGGACAATTATCCATTGGTACACTAATCGCTTTGGTTACTTACCTGGGTATGCTGCTCGGACCTTTGCAATGGGTAAGCCAAATGATCAATTGGGCCAGTCATGCAATTTCAGCGGCGGATCGGGTATTCGAGATTATGGATACACCATCCGATGTGCCTGATACTGCGAACCCAGCTGACATCGGTCGTGTAAATGGTGAGGTAGAGTTTAAACAGGTCACTTATGGATACGAAAAACATCATCCTGTGCTCAAGAACGTGGATTTAAAAGTGGGTGCAGGAGAGATGATCGGTCTGGTCGGACATTCAGGTGCTGGAAAGTCGACCTTCATCAATATGATCTGCCGATTCTATGATACAGATGAGGGGACTATCACCATCGATGGTGTGGACATCCGAAATATTAGCCAGTCTGACCTGCGGAGTCAGATCGGCGTAGTGCTACAGGAGACGTTTCTATTCGACGGCACGATTGCTGAGAATATCGCTTATTCTAAACCGGACGCAACGGAGTTGGAAATTATGCGTGCCGCAAAAATAGCGAATGCCCATGATTTTATCGTTCAGTTGCCGGATGGCTACGACACTAGGGTAGGAGAACGTGGACATAAGCTGTCCGGCGGGGAGAAACAGCGAGTGTCTATTGCCCGAGCAATAATTCACGATCCGCGGATTCTAATTCTGGACGAAGCAACAGCCTCAGTAGATACGGTGACTGAGCGGCAAATTCAAGAAGCGATTTCGCGTCTGGTCAAAGGCAGAACGACATTCGCGATTGCCCATCGATTGTCTACCTTAAGAAATGCGAATCGGCTTGTCGTGCTGGAACGCGGTAAGATTATTGAGGTGGGTACGCATGAAGAATTGCTTGCAGTGGAAGGGGCTTACTTCAAACTGGTTGAGGCACAGAAGGAAATGTCCCAGATCAAGGGGGTAGAAATGAATGAGTGA
- the guaD gene encoding guanine deaminase translates to MTEYMQIFLGTSFSSKSPKEIQILKDHLFCINTDGMIEKIVAPEHPGYQPLLDTYQDQDNFHRLDEGQYLLPGFIDLHVHAPQWAQSGTALDIPLYDWLNTYTFPLEFKFSDLDFAKKVYDDVVDTLLANGTTTALYFATVHKEASLLLAQICADKGQRGLVGKVVMDDPQGNPENYRDTDTHTALKDTEEFILAVKELAKSTKQGVYPVVTPRFIPSCTNEALQGLGDLAAKYDTHIQSHCSESDWAHGYVQERFQKNDAFALHDFGLLRDKSVMAHCNFLDEDDVDLFAETGTAIAHCPISNAYFANSVIPIAHFHSKGVEIGLGSDISGGFSPSLFDNIRQAVMSSRMLEDGVNPSLPAQERGLLGSRITIDESFYFATAGGGESLSLPIGRIQENYTWDVQIIDTKTPSARLPIFDGNEDLQDVFQRMMYLARPENIREVWVQGKKVHSR, encoded by the coding sequence ATGACTGAATATATGCAAATATTCCTGGGCACTTCATTTTCTAGTAAATCACCAAAAGAAATTCAAATATTAAAAGACCATCTCTTTTGCATTAATACGGATGGGATGATAGAAAAAATCGTCGCACCAGAGCACCCCGGCTATCAACCCTTACTAGATACTTATCAAGACCAAGACAATTTCCATCGATTAGATGAAGGTCAGTATTTACTGCCTGGCTTTATCGATTTGCACGTTCACGCCCCGCAGTGGGCTCAATCTGGAACTGCGTTAGACATTCCACTCTATGATTGGTTAAATACGTACACCTTCCCATTGGAGTTTAAATTCTCGGACCTGGATTTTGCAAAAAAGGTCTACGATGATGTGGTTGATACTTTACTCGCGAACGGAACCACTACAGCACTTTATTTTGCAACGGTGCATAAAGAAGCCAGCTTATTATTAGCCCAAATATGTGCGGATAAAGGCCAACGCGGACTCGTTGGAAAAGTCGTGATGGACGACCCTCAGGGAAATCCAGAAAACTATCGCGACACTGACACACACACCGCACTTAAAGATACGGAAGAATTTATCCTAGCTGTAAAAGAACTAGCCAAATCTACTAAGCAAGGCGTTTATCCAGTAGTGACACCTAGGTTCATTCCAAGCTGTACAAATGAGGCATTGCAAGGTTTAGGAGACTTAGCCGCCAAATATGATACTCATATTCAATCGCACTGTAGTGAAAGTGATTGGGCGCACGGTTATGTGCAAGAACGATTCCAGAAGAACGATGCTTTTGCCTTGCATGATTTCGGTCTGCTCCGTGATAAATCTGTCATGGCACATTGCAATTTTTTAGATGAAGACGATGTAGATTTATTTGCGGAGACAGGAACGGCTATTGCGCATTGTCCGATATCGAACGCTTATTTTGCCAATAGCGTCATCCCTATCGCTCATTTTCATTCCAAGGGTGTGGAGATTGGTTTAGGGTCTGATATTTCCGGAGGTTTTTCACCTAGTCTCTTCGATAACATAAGACAAGCTGTAATGTCTTCAAGAATGCTAGAGGATGGCGTTAATCCCTCCCTTCCTGCACAAGAGCGTGGGTTACTGGGATCACGAATCACGATTGATGAATCCTTCTATTTTGCTACTGCTGGTGGTGGTGAAAGTTTAAGCTTACCTATCGGTCGTATCCAAGAAAACTATACATGGGATGTACAAATTATCGATACGAAAACACCATCGGCTAGATTGCCTATCTTTGATGGAAATGAAGATTTACAGGACGTGTTTCAAAGAATGATGTATCTGGCTCGACCTGAGAATATCCGTGAAGTCTGGGTACAGGGTAAAAAAGTTCATTCACGTTAA
- a CDS encoding polysaccharide deacetylase family protein: MIRRLIINCDDFGQSPAMNQAIMHLLEEGKVSSATIMAVAPGFEEAAAWCSRRQQRNVGLHLTMTSEFEALRWSSLTGDPSLHDESGHQFKTVKEFEQGARTKAVLKEIVAQYERVKQSGITISHVDNHMGSLYGMETGRSLLPQTLWRISRWGLPSRFFRYIHAEDPLLGSLKNIERPVALGAGLADTLGVAIPDYLLSHPFGVEEGETYDRFKQSIIAKLYSLPNGVSETYIHPGIDDPWMLANIPHWEKRVWEYRLPFDDDFNYAIRDASVELTDYRYVQEHLKRSRVRSAGRLLKKLISS; the protein is encoded by the coding sequence ATGATCAGAAGATTAATCATCAATTGTGATGATTTTGGGCAAAGCCCTGCCATGAATCAGGCGATTATGCATCTACTGGAAGAGGGGAAAGTATCATCAGCAACGATTATGGCAGTGGCCCCTGGATTCGAGGAGGCTGCTGCATGGTGTAGCCGTAGGCAGCAACGTAATGTGGGCCTCCATTTGACGATGACTAGTGAATTTGAAGCCTTGCGTTGGAGTAGTCTAACCGGTGATCCTTCTCTCCATGACGAGAGTGGTCATCAATTTAAGACGGTAAAAGAGTTTGAGCAGGGGGCACGCACAAAAGCTGTGTTGAAGGAGATTGTTGCGCAGTACGAGCGAGTGAAGCAATCCGGAATAACGATTAGTCATGTAGACAACCATATGGGAAGTTTATATGGAATGGAAACGGGACGCAGCTTGCTTCCACAGACGTTGTGGAGAATTTCCCGCTGGGGCTTGCCCTCACGATTCTTCCGATACATTCATGCAGAAGATCCCCTTCTGGGATCGCTGAAAAATATTGAACGTCCAGTTGCACTTGGAGCGGGGCTGGCGGATACGCTTGGGGTTGCTATTCCAGATTACTTGTTGTCGCATCCTTTTGGTGTGGAGGAAGGTGAGACGTACGATCGTTTCAAACAATCCATTATCGCCAAGCTGTATTCGCTACCTAATGGTGTTAGTGAAACCTATATTCATCCCGGAATCGACGATCCGTGGATGCTTGCAAATATACCACATTGGGAGAAGCGAGTCTGGGAATATCGTCTACCCTTTGATGATGATTTTAACTATGCGATCCGTGATGCTAGTGTTGAATTGACGGACTATCGCTATGTACAGGAGCATTTAAAGCGCTCACGGGTAAGATCTGCGGGGAGACTGTTAAAGAAACTGATAAGTTCATGA
- a CDS encoding DUF1854 domain-containing protein has protein sequence MSDPISVSDELKAKDKDKDKDKDPYEINIFEPGMISFSRSQGGVFQGVVEGKVYEELILFRIFPFQYNTQYISVRNSKSEEIGVIRDIDQLDEESRAEVDKELQLRYFLPLVTRIDSIKQKADMWIWELQTNLGQTRIVMRNLHEHMQYPSLNRIILTDINGKRCEIRDYSSLDIQSRNKLKDVL, from the coding sequence ATGAGTGATCCAATCAGCGTCAGTGATGAATTGAAAGCTAAAGATAAAGATAAAGATAAAGATAAAGATCCCTATGAAATTAACATTTTTGAACCGGGTATGATCTCCTTCAGCCGTAGTCAAGGCGGGGTGTTTCAAGGCGTGGTAGAAGGTAAGGTTTATGAAGAACTAATCCTTTTTCGTATATTTCCTTTTCAATACAACACCCAGTATATTTCTGTGCGTAATTCTAAGAGTGAGGAGATTGGTGTCATTCGTGACATTGATCAGCTGGATGAAGAAAGTCGGGCGGAAGTGGACAAAGAATTGCAGCTACGATACTTTCTTCCACTTGTTACCCGTATTGATTCCATCAAACAGAAGGCAGATATGTGGATTTGGGAGCTGCAAACGAATCTGGGCCAGACCCGAATAGTCATGCGAAACCTGCATGAGCATATGCAATACCCGAGTCTTAACCGCATCATACTGACTGACATCAACGGAAAAAGATGCGAAATTCGTGATTATTCATCTTTAGATATTCAGAGTCGGAATAAGCTAAAAGACGTTTTATAG
- a CDS encoding glycosyltransferase, translating into MAIRYSIIIPTYNRLQQLLLTLASFEIQTYPKQQFEVIVADDGSTDGTKEMVEGFQSSYSLIYASSPEQRGRSAVRNLGVSHAKGVFIIFCDADFLVFPEFIRIVNQFHRKYPKSVLSGIPHSWDNAYTHYYPDFSPEEKEHCRNTLTPSNLWNPDFETATEIIPLITPDDILQQTEALSKVIFPSRVPPNTKKQFAKTDVAPWILLVTRCVSIRRSQLTRAGGFNEQFILYGLEDWDLGYRLHRLKIPFRSIKEVVGVHQEHPTHFRGNVLNVENVKIMFKSYGFNDSSLNLFALLSPSENLEEYKHTLRVLRRGYRSKLTRSSALLLRRTLRISAKQFYEPNDTATYQKSLRRINAKVKRRKSRVAHVLREMLVKAEKLVE; encoded by the coding sequence GTGGCTATCCGTTATAGCATCATTATTCCAACCTATAATCGACTCCAGCAGCTATTGCTCACATTGGCTTCATTTGAAATACAGACCTATCCGAAGCAGCAATTTGAAGTGATTGTAGCAGATGACGGTTCTACAGACGGTACAAAGGAAATGGTTGAAGGCTTTCAATCATCCTATTCTCTTATTTATGCGTCAAGTCCAGAGCAACGCGGTCGATCTGCCGTGAGAAATCTAGGGGTGAGCCATGCAAAAGGGGTATTTATCATATTCTGCGATGCTGACTTTTTGGTGTTCCCTGAATTCATTAGGATTGTAAACCAGTTTCATCGTAAATATCCTAAGTCCGTCCTTTCAGGTATCCCTCACTCGTGGGATAATGCTTACACCCATTATTACCCAGACTTTTCTCCTGAGGAAAAAGAACATTGTCGCAATACACTCACCCCCTCCAACTTATGGAATCCCGACTTTGAAACAGCGACTGAAATTATCCCACTAATCACACCAGATGATATCCTTCAGCAGACGGAGGCCTTGTCAAAAGTCATCTTCCCCTCAAGAGTTCCCCCAAATACTAAAAAGCAATTTGCCAAAACAGATGTAGCTCCTTGGATATTACTCGTCACTCGTTGTGTATCCATAAGGCGTAGCCAGTTAACTCGTGCTGGAGGTTTTAATGAACAGTTTATACTCTATGGACTCGAAGACTGGGATCTTGGCTATCGACTACATCGATTAAAAATCCCTTTTCGCAGCATCAAAGAGGTTGTCGGCGTTCACCAAGAGCATCCAACCCACTTCAGAGGAAATGTCCTAAATGTTGAAAATGTGAAGATCATGTTTAAAAGTTACGGATTCAATGACTCCTCATTAAATTTGTTCGCTCTTCTCTCTCCATCCGAGAACTTAGAGGAATATAAACATACGTTGCGGGTCTTACGGAGGGGATACCGATCTAAGTTAACCCGTTCATCAGCGCTATTGTTAAGAAGAACATTGCGGATTTCAGCCAAACAGTTCTATGAACCCAACGATACCGCAACATACCAAAAGTCGTTACGACGAATAAATGCAAAAGTAAAGAGAAGAAAAAGCCGTGTCGCTCATGTATTACGAGAAATGTTGGTGAAGGCTGAAAAATTGGTGGAGTAA
- a CDS encoding MFS transporter: protein MKHKWMNSPYTFALGMFAMMVPSQAFSSFYSYFYVEKLGLGIGLATLARTIFLIWDAVNNPLFGYWSDRTNTRYGRRRPWVFGSIPLFMLAFVLVFSPPGGLSENGLFTWFLVTLIFYEAVATVLWVNYGALLPELFRGDRIRAKASAIQQGYQVVALLIGTALTPILFAAINFSNMAIVYACLFGVFMFLCMMNVQEKKESTEVEPLKLIPAFRETIRNKKFWVFNISNSFAQTVNGLVSSMIPFYAKYVLHISEAQVSILLAAVFVSVIPLVFVWYWIIRKMDGVKAWRLSLILYALSVIPLWFGYDLVSGVAAGVVVGFGLAGFLVTPAIVGGKIIDEDAEKTGLRREGIYTAVSGFITRSSGLISALAFFVVGMIFGYKGGDDPGSDPEATFRYLISVVPLCLLAISVVISFTIKFTFTGQLRGDADYDQKINHQL from the coding sequence GTGAAGCATAAATGGATGAATTCCCCGTACACCTTTGCTTTAGGGATGTTTGCGATGATGGTACCCAGTCAGGCTTTTAGCTCTTTTTACAGTTATTTTTATGTGGAGAAATTGGGTCTGGGCATAGGACTTGCTACACTAGCCAGAACAATCTTTCTGATCTGGGATGCGGTGAACAATCCGCTATTTGGATACTGGTCAGACCGCACAAATACTCGTTATGGTCGGCGCAGACCCTGGGTGTTCGGTTCCATTCCACTATTTATGCTGGCATTTGTGCTTGTGTTTTCCCCGCCCGGCGGATTATCCGAAAATGGACTCTTCACTTGGTTTCTAGTGACGCTTATTTTCTATGAGGCTGTGGCTACGGTCTTGTGGGTGAACTATGGCGCACTGCTTCCAGAGCTCTTCCGTGGAGATCGTATTCGGGCAAAAGCCTCTGCGATTCAGCAAGGATATCAAGTGGTTGCTCTGCTAATCGGTACTGCTTTAACGCCAATCCTTTTCGCAGCGATTAACTTCTCTAATATGGCTATTGTATATGCTTGTCTGTTTGGGGTGTTTATGTTCTTATGTATGATGAACGTTCAAGAGAAGAAAGAGTCTACAGAGGTCGAGCCGTTGAAGCTGATTCCGGCCTTTCGGGAGACGATTCGGAATAAGAAGTTCTGGGTGTTTAATATTTCGAACTCTTTTGCCCAAACGGTGAATGGACTTGTTAGTTCGATGATTCCTTTTTATGCAAAATATGTACTGCATATCTCAGAAGCACAGGTGTCTATCTTGCTCGCAGCTGTCTTTGTGTCGGTCATTCCATTAGTGTTTGTATGGTATTGGATTATTCGTAAGATGGATGGGGTCAAGGCGTGGCGGCTATCTCTGATCCTATATGCTTTATCTGTAATTCCGCTATGGTTCGGTTATGATCTCGTAAGTGGTGTTGCTGCAGGCGTTGTTGTTGGTTTCGGATTAGCGGGATTTCTAGTAACCCCAGCGATCGTAGGTGGCAAGATTATTGATGAGGATGCGGAGAAGACAGGTCTGAGAAGAGAAGGTATCTATACTGCGGTAAGCGGATTTATTACTCGTTCAAGTGGGTTAATCTCGGCGTTGGCCTTTTTCGTTGTGGGTATGATCTTTGGTTATAAAGGTGGCGATGATCCGGGGTCTGATCCAGAAGCAACGTTCCGGTATTTAATAAGTGTGGTACCGTTATGTCTACTAGCCATATCTGTTGTCATATCTTTTACTATAAAATTCACATTTACGGGGCAATTGAGAGGTGATGCTGACTATGATCAGAAGATTAATCATCAATTGTGA
- a CDS encoding solute carrier family 23 protein, with translation METQANVQDQAPLKTQLLTVLPDEKVSFGKSIILGFQHVLAMDVYVVPFLIAMLIGLQPNQSSALIQSTFIAAGLATIVQTYFCMKLPIAQGPSYVPLGAIVSIYAASGGGELGWSSVLGASLIGAILVIILGYVGIFNKIVKNFIPPIVGGTIIFIVGLSLLPVAIRDNIYGASGASINQNVLLALISAGTLLLFVILGSMFRNKGSIFRIISVMMALVVGCISAKMMGVLDFSAINNANWFSMPRIAFVDFGFSFNFSAIITMVIIYLVLLAETTGTWFAVSNVIDKPLTDEHINKGVIGEGIGCLIASALGSTPVTGYSTNAGIISITGVASRRVFLAVGGWFVLFGCSGKLAALISSIPSAVIGGVFAIVCGIIAINGVQVMKNVTIGEKEMYIIAIPMIITLALVLIPSDYLHSLPSFVQYLLGSPILAASLAAILLNKLLPSGK, from the coding sequence GTGGAAACACAAGCAAACGTGCAAGATCAAGCTCCATTGAAGACACAGCTATTAACCGTTCTACCCGATGAAAAAGTTTCATTCGGTAAATCCATCATCCTAGGTTTTCAACATGTATTGGCAATGGACGTTTATGTGGTTCCTTTCCTTATTGCAATGTTAATCGGCTTACAACCGAATCAGTCAAGCGCGTTGATTCAATCTACCTTTATTGCTGCTGGACTTGCAACGATTGTACAGACTTATTTCTGTATGAAGCTTCCTATCGCTCAAGGTCCCTCTTATGTTCCACTTGGTGCGATCGTCAGTATTTATGCCGCTAGTGGCGGCGGGGAGCTAGGTTGGAGTTCCGTGTTAGGTGCCAGTTTAATTGGTGCGATCCTGGTTATTATTTTGGGCTATGTCGGGATTTTTAATAAAATCGTTAAAAACTTTATCCCACCCATTGTAGGTGGTACGATCATATTCATAGTAGGTCTTTCTTTATTGCCCGTTGCCATAAGAGACAATATCTATGGAGCCTCAGGCGCTTCAATCAATCAGAACGTGTTATTGGCCCTTATTTCAGCTGGTACACTCCTTTTATTCGTGATTCTCGGTTCTATGTTCCGTAATAAAGGATCTATCTTCCGAATTATTTCCGTCATGATGGCGTTAGTAGTCGGATGTATCTCTGCTAAAATGATGGGTGTGTTAGATTTCTCAGCGATTAACAACGCCAACTGGTTTAGCATGCCGCGGATCGCTTTTGTAGATTTCGGATTTTCTTTCAACTTTTCTGCTATTATCACCATGGTCATTATTTATCTCGTACTGCTAGCTGAAACAACTGGTACCTGGTTTGCTGTCAGCAATGTGATCGATAAGCCTTTAACAGATGAACATATTAACAAAGGTGTTATCGGTGAAGGGATTGGCTGTCTTATTGCTTCTGCACTCGGTTCAACACCTGTTACAGGTTATTCAACAAATGCAGGTATAATCTCCATCACAGGTGTTGCCAGCCGTCGAGTCTTTCTCGCTGTAGGAGGATGGTTTGTCCTCTTCGGTTGTTCTGGTAAACTAGCTGCTTTAATCTCTTCGATTCCTTCCGCTGTAATCGGCGGCGTCTTCGCTATCGTCTGCGGGATCATCGCAATTAACGGTGTGCAGGTGATGAAGAACGTAACGATTGGCGAAAAAGAAATGTATATTATTGCAATACCGATGATTATTACGTTAGCTTTGGTACTCATTCCTAGCGATTACTTACATTCCTTACCTTCTTTCGTGCAATATTTATTGGGCTCACCTATCCTAGCCGCTTCATTGGCAGCGATCTTATTGAATAAATTATTGCCAAGTGGAAAATAA